A genomic window from Rhodothermales bacterium includes:
- a CDS encoding tetratricopeptide repeat protein, protein MKTHKLTSIITGLALTGVVVVAGWLAYSWLKPEEAPDVAQVPATPASLFLNAESSAAFYEDRIRKAPDDLEAYTRLAQVYLQLSRQTGDETRFVPLASERIEQALARNPDDYYAQVLHASLLNILHRFDEARGEAEALAKVYPHDSAVQGILVDAFVELGDYEAAVTASDQLLAMRPGLAAYARASYLRELHGDAAGAIEAMELAVEAGVPGQEDRTWALMHLGTLYLGQGDLESAERIYNGILEEAPGYAQALAGLGHIAHIEGATESAIAYLGQAYAQEPRGAFLEVLVEVFAASGDEATANLYLDRVEAGYRAASAMGENNRMEYADFLADRGERLEEALELAEAEVRRRPGHLHANETHAWVLHKLGRSAEAVAPIERAMRLNTGDAMVHFRAGHIYRAIGDTILSERHFRAALEANLYIESLTAAEEARGLIEE, encoded by the coding sequence ATGAAAACACATAAGCTCACCTCCATAATAACCGGACTCGCGCTGACGGGGGTCGTAGTCGTCGCCGGCTGGCTGGCCTATAGCTGGCTCAAACCGGAGGAGGCGCCCGATGTGGCGCAGGTGCCGGCGACGCCGGCGTCTCTATTTCTCAACGCCGAGTCGTCGGCGGCCTTTTATGAAGACCGCATCCGGAAGGCGCCGGACGACCTGGAAGCCTACACCCGCCTCGCCCAGGTATACCTCCAATTATCGAGGCAGACGGGCGACGAGACCCGCTTTGTCCCGCTCGCGTCGGAGCGCATCGAGCAGGCCCTGGCCCGGAATCCGGATGACTACTACGCGCAGGTCCTCCACGCCTCGTTGCTGAACATCCTGCACCGATTCGACGAGGCACGCGGCGAGGCGGAGGCCCTGGCGAAAGTCTATCCGCACGACTCTGCCGTTCAGGGCATCCTCGTCGATGCTTTCGTCGAACTCGGCGACTACGAGGCGGCGGTGACGGCGAGCGACCAATTGCTGGCGATGCGGCCGGGTCTTGCGGCGTACGCGCGCGCGTCGTACCTGCGCGAGCTGCACGGCGACGCGGCAGGCGCCATCGAGGCGATGGAGCTGGCCGTCGAAGCCGGCGTGCCCGGCCAAGAGGACCGCACGTGGGCGCTGATGCACCTCGGCACCCTGTACCTGGGTCAAGGCGATCTGGAAAGCGCCGAACGGATCTATAATGGGATATTGGAAGAGGCGCCCGGGTATGCGCAGGCCCTGGCCGGCCTCGGGCACATCGCCCATATCGAAGGCGCCACGGAATCGGCCATCGCCTACCTCGGCCAGGCCTATGCGCAGGAGCCGCGTGGTGCGTTTCTGGAGGTCCTTGTGGAGGTTTTCGCCGCCTCGGGCGACGAAGCCACGGCGAACCTGTACCTCGACCGCGTCGAGGCCGGCTACCGCGCGGCCTCCGCGATGGGCGAAAACAACCGGATGGAGTACGCCGATTTCCTTGCCGACCGTGGCGAGCGTCTGGAGGAGGCACTGGAGCTGGCGGAAGCTGAAGTGCGGCGCCGGCCGGGCCACCTCCACGCCAATGAGACCCATGCCTGGGTGCTCCACAAACTCGGCCGGTCCGCCGAGGCCGTCGCGCCGATCGAACGGGCCATGCGGCTGAACACAGGTGATGCGATGGTGCACTTCCGCGCCGGCCACATCTACCGGGCCATCGGGGATACGATCCTGAGCGAGCGCCATTTCCGGGCAGCGCTCGAAGCGAATCTCTACATCGAAAGCCTGACGGCGGCGGAGGAGGCGCGGGGGTTGATTGAGGAATAA